A window of Microbacterium luteolum contains these coding sequences:
- a CDS encoding glycoside hydrolase family 172 protein, with amino-acid sequence MTSATSDLASLAALRSVQTRSISPENFDGSAGGGGRATEGTGAGNARDLGPGWKISPSVDIKAGETLELASIQGAGKITHIWITTHTDNWRTLLLRAYWDGSDEPAIEVPYGDFFCNGWGVFAQVNSQTIAANPHGGFNSYWPMPFKDGARLTVENTSVVDVRVYYQVTYEIGGDYSNDGYFHAQWRRSNPLEDLTPHVILEGIEGQGQYVGTYIAWGVNSNGWWGEGEIKFYLDDDTDYPTICGTGTEDYFGGAWNFDIPGKGYTEFSTPYLGMPQVIRPDGLYVSQQRFGMYRWHLLDPIHFATGIPKVDIQALGWRSGWRYLPLRDDIASTALFYLDRPTARRPKTPTADDLEVHLGTAPVPDIGASPARAPQD; translated from the coding sequence ATGACTTCTGCTACCTCCGACCTGGCATCCCTCGCAGCGCTGCGATCCGTGCAGACGCGTTCGATCTCACCGGAGAACTTCGACGGATCCGCTGGGGGCGGAGGCCGGGCGACCGAGGGCACGGGCGCGGGGAACGCGCGTGACCTCGGCCCCGGCTGGAAGATCTCACCGAGCGTCGACATCAAGGCCGGCGAGACGCTCGAGCTCGCGAGCATCCAGGGGGCCGGCAAGATCACGCACATCTGGATCACCACGCACACCGACAATTGGCGCACGCTGCTGCTGCGCGCCTACTGGGACGGATCGGACGAGCCGGCGATCGAAGTGCCGTACGGCGACTTCTTCTGCAACGGCTGGGGCGTGTTCGCGCAGGTGAACTCGCAGACGATCGCCGCGAACCCTCATGGCGGGTTCAACTCGTACTGGCCGATGCCGTTCAAGGACGGCGCCCGCCTGACCGTCGAGAACACCTCCGTCGTCGACGTCCGCGTGTACTACCAGGTGACGTACGAGATCGGCGGCGACTACTCGAACGACGGCTACTTCCACGCGCAGTGGCGCCGGTCGAACCCGCTGGAGGACCTGACCCCGCACGTCATCCTCGAGGGGATCGAAGGCCAGGGCCAGTACGTCGGCACGTACATCGCATGGGGCGTGAACTCGAACGGCTGGTGGGGCGAGGGCGAGATCAAGTTCTACCTCGACGACGACACCGACTACCCGACGATCTGCGGCACCGGCACCGAGGACTACTTCGGCGGCGCCTGGAACTTCGACATCCCCGGGAAGGGCTACACCGAGTTCTCGACGCCCTATCTCGGGATGCCGCAGGTGATCAGGCCGGACGGCCTGTATGTGAGCCAGCAGCGCTTCGGCATGTACCGCTGGCACCTTCTCGACCCGATCCACTTCGCCACCGGCATCCCGAAGGTCGACATCCAGGCTCTCGGCTGGCGCAGCGGATGGCGGTACCTGCCGCTGCGGGATGACATCGCCTCGACCGCGCTGTTCTACCTCGACCGGCCGACCGCACGGCGCCCGAAGACGCCGACGGCCGACGACCTGGAGGTCCACCTAGGGACCGCTCCGGTTCCGGACATCGGCGCGAGCCCCGCCCGGGCCCCTCAGGACTGA
- a CDS encoding DoxX family protein, producing MTNTTAPSAATSTGLLVLRVVVGAIFAAHGAQKIFEYTLPGTIGSFAGMGIPLPEIAAPVVAFVELVGGILLIAGFFTRPVGILLAIDMAVALVAVHLPAGLWVGEGGYEFVAVLGVAALALAFTGAGKFSLDRALLRGRVPAWIA from the coding sequence ATGACGAACACCACCGCCCCCTCCGCAGCCACGTCGACGGGACTCCTCGTCCTCCGCGTCGTCGTCGGTGCGATCTTCGCCGCCCACGGCGCTCAGAAGATCTTCGAGTACACCCTGCCGGGCACGATCGGCAGCTTCGCGGGCATGGGGATCCCGTTGCCCGAGATCGCGGCACCGGTCGTCGCGTTCGTCGAACTCGTCGGCGGCATCCTGCTGATCGCCGGGTTCTTCACCCGCCCGGTGGGCATTCTCCTCGCCATCGACATGGCCGTCGCACTCGTCGCCGTTCACCTTCCCGCCGGGCTCTGGGTCGGCGAGGGCGGCTACGAGTTCGTGGCCGTGCTCGGCGTCGCGGCTCTCGCGCTCGCGTTCACCGGTGCGGGGAAGTTCTCGCTCGACCGCGCTCTGCTGCGCGGACGCGTCCCGGCCTGGATCGCCTGA
- a CDS encoding fucose isomerase has product MTTYTLPAPASRPASAPKTAYLIASGDLRESANTGGWPVQVELEAGVTGVFNDLGWTVIRANEVDPATGHGFISSQRMGLEVFKNIPTDAPLIVAEAVWQYSHHVLAGLRSHQGPILTVANFAGDWPGLVGLLGLNAGLTKMDKPYASIWSVDFSDDWFKAGIKEWTETGSITHDASHVRALPELPDSPEKQLGEALAAELLAEKAIIGVFDEGCMGMYNAIFDDELLNKTGIYKERLSQSALYAEMLKVSEGEADAAYDWLIDAGMTFQYGEDAATELTREQVQWQLKMYIAALRIADDFGLDAVGIQYQQGLKDLVPASDLAEGILNSTERPPVTSRDGSRVLHEGRAFPHFNEADEGVAVDALVTDRVWRAMGLVPDNTLHDVRWGEDFDGQFVWVYEISGSVPASHLGGWQNAEGWRQGHVFFPAGGATINGVSKPGEIVLSRVFIADGILQADIFRASVVELPAEETQRRKDATNPEWPIAHVVLHGISRDQFMARHKANHAQLVYAPDAETADKALIAKAAMFAGMGIKVNLVGDVAV; this is encoded by the coding sequence ATGACCACCTACACCCTGCCGGCCCCGGCATCCCGCCCGGCGTCTGCACCGAAGACCGCCTACCTGATCGCCTCCGGCGACCTGCGCGAATCCGCCAACACGGGCGGCTGGCCCGTGCAGGTCGAACTCGAAGCCGGCGTCACCGGTGTCTTCAACGACCTCGGCTGGACCGTCATCCGCGCCAACGAGGTCGACCCCGCGACCGGCCACGGCTTCATCTCCAGCCAGCGCATGGGCCTCGAGGTCTTCAAGAACATCCCGACGGATGCTCCGCTCATCGTCGCCGAGGCCGTGTGGCAGTACTCGCACCATGTGCTCGCTGGTCTGCGCTCGCATCAGGGGCCGATTCTCACGGTCGCGAACTTCGCGGGTGACTGGCCGGGACTCGTCGGACTGCTCGGCCTCAACGCCGGACTGACCAAGATGGACAAGCCGTACGCGTCGATCTGGTCGGTCGACTTCAGCGACGACTGGTTCAAGGCCGGCATCAAGGAGTGGACCGAGACCGGGTCGATCACGCACGACGCCTCGCACGTGCGGGCCCTGCCCGAGCTGCCGGACAGCCCCGAGAAGCAGCTCGGGGAGGCGCTCGCCGCCGAGCTGCTCGCCGAGAAGGCCATCATCGGCGTCTTCGACGAAGGCTGCATGGGCATGTACAACGCGATCTTCGACGACGAGCTGCTGAACAAGACCGGCATCTACAAGGAGCGCCTGTCGCAGTCGGCCCTGTACGCCGAGATGCTCAAGGTCTCCGAAGGCGAGGCGGATGCCGCCTACGACTGGCTGATCGACGCCGGAATGACATTCCAGTACGGCGAGGATGCCGCGACCGAGCTCACCCGCGAGCAGGTTCAGTGGCAGCTGAAGATGTACATCGCCGCCCTCCGCATCGCCGATGACTTCGGGCTCGACGCGGTCGGCATCCAGTACCAGCAGGGTCTGAAGGACCTGGTGCCCGCATCCGATCTGGCCGAGGGCATCCTGAACTCCACCGAGCGCCCGCCGGTGACCTCGCGCGACGGGTCACGCGTGCTGCACGAGGGCCGCGCGTTCCCGCATTTCAATGAGGCCGACGAGGGCGTCGCGGTCGACGCGCTCGTGACCGACCGGGTCTGGCGCGCGATGGGGCTCGTGCCAGACAACACGCTGCACGACGTGCGCTGGGGCGAGGACTTCGACGGGCAGTTCGTGTGGGTCTACGAGATCTCGGGCTCCGTGCCGGCCTCGCACCTGGGCGGATGGCAGAACGCCGAGGGCTGGCGTCAGGGGCACGTGTTCTTCCCCGCGGGCGGTGCGACGATCAACGGCGTCTCGAAGCCGGGCGAGATCGTGCTGTCGCGGGTCTTCATCGCCGACGGCATCCTGCAGGCCGACATCTTCCGGGCATCCGTCGTCGAGCTGCCGGCCGAGGAGACGCAGCGCCGCAAGGACGCCACCAACCCGGAGTGGCCGATCGCGCACGTGGTGCTGCACGGCATCTCGCGCGACCAGTTCATGGCGCGGCACAAGGCCAACCACGCCCAGCTCGTCTATGCCCCGGATGCCGAGACCGCCGACAAGGCGCTGATCGCCAAGGCCGCGATGTTCGCGGGCATGGGCATCAAGGTCAACCTCGTGGGAGACGTCGCCGTCTGA
- a CDS encoding endo-beta-N-acetylglucosaminidase H, giving the protein MSQSRIRSHRFRKGLAAVAGLAVAAAGAVAASPAAATEAPENDPQLAVYVEVNSNDLANVADYTLADSGRVAVDLAMIFAANINYDGEKANLHFNERVTETLNDAENQIRPVQEQGTKVLLSVLGNHQGAGFANFTSYEQADAFAAQLADAVTTYGLDGIDFDDEWTEYGANGTPQPNAESFGWLATALRGRLGDDKIISLYAIGPSYTTTDFTLFDAEGVLDYAWNPYYPTYDAPRVPGLEDRTRIGAAAIDLANTSAATAADFANRTVADGYGVYVAYNLTATDQSAYLSGITQALKGEATEYRASPKDRTAPTITVKQGAEFTTGSSDAYSQVSFKLYDAGQIDRLFVNGVLKDLTNNTWSDLNFVKPGAFGAVAGANTLEVLDVAGNRTEVSFVLAG; this is encoded by the coding sequence ATGAGTCAGTCACGCATCAGGAGTCACCGGTTCCGAAAAGGCCTCGCGGCCGTGGCGGGCCTCGCCGTCGCCGCAGCCGGTGCTGTCGCTGCGAGCCCGGCCGCCGCGACCGAAGCGCCCGAGAACGACCCGCAGCTCGCGGTCTATGTGGAAGTGAACTCTAACGATTTAGCGAACGTCGCCGACTACACCCTCGCCGATTCCGGGCGTGTAGCCGTGGACCTGGCGATGATCTTCGCCGCGAACATCAACTACGACGGCGAGAAGGCGAACCTGCACTTCAACGAGCGCGTGACCGAGACGCTGAACGACGCCGAGAACCAGATCCGCCCGGTGCAGGAGCAGGGAACGAAGGTGCTGCTCTCGGTGCTCGGCAACCACCAGGGCGCGGGATTCGCGAACTTCACCTCCTACGAGCAGGCCGATGCGTTCGCCGCCCAGCTCGCCGACGCGGTGACGACCTACGGACTCGACGGCATCGACTTCGACGACGAGTGGACGGAGTACGGCGCCAACGGCACGCCGCAGCCCAACGCGGAGTCGTTCGGATGGCTGGCCACGGCGCTGCGTGGTCGACTCGGCGACGACAAGATCATCAGCCTGTACGCGATCGGCCCGTCGTACACGACGACGGACTTCACGCTGTTCGATGCCGAGGGCGTGCTCGACTACGCCTGGAACCCCTATTACCCGACCTATGACGCGCCGAGGGTGCCGGGGCTCGAGGACCGCACGCGCATCGGAGCCGCGGCGATCGACCTCGCGAACACCAGTGCTGCGACAGCGGCGGACTTTGCGAACCGCACGGTCGCCGATGGCTACGGGGTCTACGTGGCGTACAACCTCACCGCGACCGATCAGTCCGCTTATCTCTCCGGCATCACGCAGGCGCTCAAGGGAGAGGCGACCGAGTACCGCGCGTCGCCGAAGGACCGCACGGCTCCGACCATCACGGTGAAGCAGGGTGCCGAGTTCACCACGGGATCCTCCGACGCGTACTCCCAGGTCAGCTTCAAGCTGTACGACGCGGGCCAGATCGATCGGCTCTTCGTCAACGGCGTGCTGAAGGACCTCACGAACAACACGTGGAGCGACCTCAACTTCGTGAAGCCGGGAGCCTTCGGGGCGGTCGCCGGAGCGAACACGCTCGAGGTGCTCGACGTCGCGGGGAACCGCACCGAGGTGTCGTTCGTGCTTGCCGGCTGA
- a CDS encoding PhzF family phenazine biosynthesis protein, whose amino-acid sequence MQRGFRQVDVFGDTPGTGNPVAVVLDAEGLDDDDLRRFSVWTNLSECTFVLPPTEPGADYRVRIFSLSTELPFAGHPTLGTTRAWLDAGGLPSTPGTVIQQCPAGLIPVRVNGDRLAFASPPRTRSGPVAPELVTELVEILGISREKLVDAEWLDNGPGWVGLLLDSAETVLDLRPDVAGHPGVWDIGVIGPHSEGAETAFELRAFFTDGDGPLREDPVTGSLNAAAAEWLLSTGRARAPYLAAQGTAIGRRGRILISQEADQVWVGGRADVVVSGFVEL is encoded by the coding sequence ATGCAGCGCGGATTCCGACAGGTCGATGTGTTCGGCGACACCCCGGGCACGGGCAACCCCGTCGCCGTCGTTCTCGATGCGGAGGGCCTCGACGACGATGACCTGCGCCGGTTCTCGGTGTGGACGAACCTCTCCGAATGCACCTTCGTGCTGCCTCCGACCGAGCCGGGAGCCGACTACCGCGTACGCATCTTCAGCCTGAGCACCGAGCTCCCGTTCGCGGGCCATCCGACGCTCGGGACGACCAGGGCGTGGCTGGATGCCGGCGGGCTGCCGTCGACCCCCGGCACGGTGATCCAGCAGTGCCCCGCCGGCCTGATCCCCGTGCGGGTGAACGGCGACCGACTGGCCTTCGCCTCGCCGCCGCGGACGCGCTCCGGCCCCGTCGCACCCGAGCTCGTCACCGAGCTGGTCGAGATCCTGGGCATCAGCCGCGAAAAGCTCGTCGACGCCGAGTGGCTCGACAACGGCCCCGGCTGGGTCGGTCTGCTGCTGGACAGCGCCGAGACGGTTCTCGACCTCCGCCCGGATGTCGCAGGTCACCCCGGAGTCTGGGACATCGGCGTGATCGGCCCTCACTCGGAAGGAGCCGAGACCGCGTTCGAGCTGCGCGCCTTCTTCACCGACGGCGACGGCCCGCTGCGGGAGGACCCCGTGACCGGCAGCCTGAACGCCGCGGCGGCGGAGTGGCTGCTCTCGACCGGTCGCGCCCGCGCCCCGTACCTCGCCGCACAGGGCACGGCCATCGGACGCCGCGGACGGATCCTGATCAGCCAGGAGGCCGATCAGGTATGGGTGGGCGGCCGTGCCGACGTGGTCGTGTCGGGGTTCGTCGAGCTCTGA
- a CDS encoding GH116 family glycosyl-hydrolase: MNRRARGIPHTSQATAFPLGGIGTGNVSIGARGELRDWEFENLPDKGRRNPHSFFAIHAAPEGGTPVTRVLEARLTGRHDADAGYAFDQLAGLPRLDGATLHGEYPVVDVDFTDAVLPVEVSLHAFTPLVPLDADDSGIPAAVLRYRVTNPGAVPVAVTVVGSVSHTAGRGAAGPDAPWGMRATQTVRWRDDGDVRGLDFGIDLPQDDPGYGTLSLTTTDAATTAKPQWVTSYWPDGARLFWNDLTDDGLLAPEPRLTLEDRPRGLFAELDESGSLSSSKGAPLTEEQMLAKLPRLRTGSLGVVHTLAPGEARDFEFVLAWSFPNRRRGWHGHIVFADPPEDGPLSPIVRNHYATLWADAWSAATHLHRELPALEGATDAFVEALYGSSLDPVLVDAIGANIAAARSTTGFVLESPNPELGEGPVFAAWEGSFDHGGSCEGTCTHVWSYAQTLAWLFPSLERSARRVEYLLETDGEGAQKFRGNRIFGGPAWFMAPAVDGQLGTLLRLHREWRFSGDDEFLRELWPAASRTLDYAIREWDRDGDGLLDGEMHNTYDIEFHGAEPLANGVYLAALRAGVRMAEHLGEQERARAWSTRADHVAAAMDETLWNGEYYRQVIDDADAHRYQYGEGVLSDQLLGQFHAYVNGLGHILPAERVGSALAAIVAHNHRDDLSAHESTQRVYALNDEGGLLLASWPHGGRPAIPFVYSDEVWTGVEHQVAASLLFAGRYDDALLVERTLRARYDGGHRSPWNEIECGNHYARSLASWALLLGATGAQWDAPTGVLSFAPCASTSSATQGGGSATQGGGSGTQGAERFLFTTGTGWGRVEIDRDALTLHLDGGELDIADLQLHGRSLGRGIRLRASESQRFPLTTTPTPEAS, encoded by the coding sequence ATGAACCGGCGTGCCCGCGGCATCCCGCACACCTCGCAGGCGACGGCGTTCCCGCTCGGCGGCATCGGCACCGGCAACGTCTCGATCGGCGCCCGCGGCGAGCTGCGCGACTGGGAGTTCGAGAACCTGCCGGACAAGGGGCGGCGCAACCCGCACTCGTTCTTCGCGATCCATGCCGCGCCCGAGGGCGGCACTCCGGTGACCCGCGTGCTCGAGGCGCGGCTCACCGGTCGTCACGATGCGGATGCCGGCTACGCCTTCGACCAGCTGGCCGGTCTCCCGCGTCTCGACGGCGCCACCCTGCACGGCGAGTACCCGGTCGTCGACGTCGACTTCACCGACGCCGTCCTGCCGGTCGAGGTCTCGCTTCACGCCTTCACCCCCCTCGTGCCCCTCGACGCCGACGACTCCGGGATCCCGGCCGCCGTGCTGCGCTACCGCGTGACCAACCCCGGTGCGGTGCCCGTCGCCGTCACGGTGGTGGGCAGCGTCTCGCACACCGCCGGGCGCGGAGCCGCCGGACCCGACGCCCCGTGGGGGATGCGCGCGACGCAGACAGTGCGGTGGCGCGACGACGGCGACGTGCGCGGCCTCGACTTCGGCATCGACCTCCCGCAGGACGACCCCGGCTACGGCACACTGAGCCTCACCACGACGGATGCCGCCACCACGGCGAAGCCCCAATGGGTCACGAGCTACTGGCCCGACGGAGCGCGCCTGTTCTGGAACGACCTGACCGACGACGGGCTGCTCGCCCCGGAGCCCCGGCTCACCCTCGAGGATCGTCCCCGCGGGCTGTTCGCCGAGCTCGACGAGAGTGGGTCCCTGAGCTCGTCGAAGGGCGCTCCGCTCACCGAGGAGCAGATGCTCGCGAAGCTCCCCCGCCTGCGCACCGGCTCCCTCGGCGTCGTCCACACCCTCGCCCCGGGCGAGGCCCGCGATTTCGAGTTCGTGCTGGCGTGGAGCTTCCCGAACCGCCGGCGCGGCTGGCACGGCCACATCGTGTTCGCGGATCCTCCTGAGGACGGCCCGCTGTCGCCCATAGTCCGCAACCACTACGCGACCCTCTGGGCCGACGCCTGGTCGGCGGCGACGCATCTGCACCGTGAGCTCCCGGCCCTCGAAGGGGCGACCGATGCCTTCGTCGAGGCGCTGTACGGGAGCAGCCTCGACCCGGTGCTGGTCGACGCGATCGGGGCGAACATCGCCGCCGCGCGCTCGACGACGGGGTTCGTGCTCGAGTCCCCGAACCCCGAGCTGGGGGAGGGGCCGGTGTTCGCGGCCTGGGAGGGATCGTTCGATCACGGCGGCTCCTGCGAGGGCACCTGCACGCACGTCTGGTCGTACGCGCAGACGCTCGCCTGGCTGTTCCCCTCGCTCGAGCGGAGCGCGCGCCGGGTCGAGTACCTGCTCGAGACCGATGGCGAGGGAGCGCAGAAATTCCGCGGCAACCGCATCTTCGGCGGACCCGCGTGGTTCATGGCTCCGGCTGTCGACGGACAGCTCGGCACGCTGCTGCGCCTGCACCGGGAATGGCGGTTCAGCGGCGACGACGAGTTCCTGCGCGAGCTGTGGCCCGCGGCATCCCGCACCCTCGACTACGCGATCCGCGAATGGGACCGCGACGGCGACGGCCTGCTCGACGGCGAGATGCACAACACCTACGACATCGAGTTCCACGGCGCCGAGCCGCTCGCCAACGGCGTGTACCTGGCGGCGCTCCGCGCCGGCGTCCGGATGGCGGAGCACCTGGGCGAGCAGGAGCGGGCCCGCGCGTGGTCGACGCGCGCCGACCACGTCGCCGCGGCCATGGACGAGACGCTCTGGAACGGCGAGTACTACCGCCAGGTGATCGATGATGCCGACGCGCACCGCTACCAGTACGGCGAGGGGGTGCTCTCCGACCAGCTGCTGGGGCAGTTCCACGCCTACGTGAACGGCCTCGGGCACATCCTGCCCGCGGAGCGCGTCGGCTCCGCGCTCGCCGCGATCGTGGCGCACAACCACCGCGACGACCTCTCGGCGCATGAGAGCACGCAGCGCGTCTACGCGCTGAACGACGAGGGCGGGCTGCTGCTCGCGTCCTGGCCGCACGGCGGACGACCCGCGATCCCGTTCGTGTACTCGGACGAGGTGTGGACCGGCGTCGAGCATCAGGTCGCGGCATCCCTCCTCTTCGCCGGCCGCTACGACGACGCCCTGCTCGTCGAACGGACGCTGCGTGCCCGCTACGACGGGGGCCACCGCAGTCCGTGGAACGAGATCGAGTGCGGCAACCACTACGCCCGCTCGCTCGCGTCGTGGGCGCTGCTGCTCGGTGCGACGGGCGCGCAGTGGGATGCGCCGACGGGAGTGCTGTCGTTCGCGCCCTGCGCTTCGACAAGCTCAGCGACCCAGGGTGGAGGCTCAGCGACCCAGGGTGGAGGCTCAGGGACCCAGGGGGCCGAGAGGTTCCTGTTCACCACGGGCACGGGCTGGGGACGCGTCGAGATCGACCGCGATGCCCTCACCCTCCACCTCGACGGCGGCGAGCTCGACATCGCCGACCTGCAGCTGCACGGCCGGAGCCTCGGCCGCGGCATCCGACTCCGAGCGAGCGAATCCCAGCGGTTCCCGCTCACCACGACCCCAACACCGGAGGCATCATGA
- a CDS encoding FGGY-family carbohydrate kinase, whose product MRCTLGVDIGTSSSKGVLVADDGVILATATRSHDVSRPRTGWVEMDGRVWWDEFVAIVRELLAAAPAAEVAGVGVSGMGPCILLADDADEPVRPAILYGVDTRSGAQIERMTAELGVDEIARIGGSTLTSQAGGPKLAWVAEEDPDAWARARRLFMPASWLARRLTGAYVLDHQSASQVSPLYDIENERWHEPWWERYAGRIEQPSLAWAGDVAGKVTADAASATGIPAGTAVITGTIDAWTEAVSVGAHEVGDLMLMYGTTMFLVATGAETLRTPSMWTTAGAFAGTRNLAGGLSTSGALTAWLKDLTGADYPELLADAEASGPGAAGLLLLPYFAGERTPIQDPDARGVIAGLTLEHTCGDLYRAALEATALGVRHNVETMRAAGADIRRIVAVGGGTQGRLWMQVVSDVTGLVQEVPATTIGASYGAAFLAATAIAAAGEAPAITDWNPIIETIRPDPALRTFYDTLFDRYVRLYEGSKDVVHELAAAQRGASA is encoded by the coding sequence ATGCGCTGCACCCTCGGGGTGGACATCGGCACGTCCAGCAGCAAGGGCGTGCTGGTCGCCGACGACGGCGTGATCCTGGCGACCGCGACGCGTTCGCACGACGTCAGCCGCCCGCGCACGGGCTGGGTGGAGATGGACGGGCGCGTGTGGTGGGACGAGTTCGTCGCGATCGTGCGCGAGCTGCTCGCCGCGGCACCCGCCGCCGAGGTCGCGGGTGTCGGCGTGAGCGGCATGGGGCCCTGCATCCTGCTCGCGGACGACGCGGACGAGCCCGTGCGCCCCGCGATCCTGTACGGCGTGGACACCCGATCGGGGGCGCAGATCGAGCGGATGACGGCAGAGCTGGGCGTCGACGAGATCGCGCGGATCGGCGGCTCGACGCTCACCTCGCAGGCGGGCGGTCCGAAGCTGGCCTGGGTCGCCGAGGAGGATCCCGACGCCTGGGCGCGTGCACGACGCCTGTTCATGCCTGCCTCGTGGCTCGCCCGCAGGCTCACCGGCGCCTATGTCCTCGACCATCAGTCGGCGAGTCAGGTCTCCCCGCTGTACGACATCGAGAACGAGCGCTGGCACGAGCCGTGGTGGGAGAGGTACGCAGGCCGCATCGAGCAGCCGTCGCTCGCCTGGGCGGGCGATGTCGCCGGAAAGGTGACCGCGGACGCGGCATCCGCCACCGGCATTCCCGCGGGAACCGCGGTCATCACCGGCACGATCGACGCGTGGACCGAGGCGGTGAGCGTGGGTGCGCACGAGGTCGGCGACCTGATGCTGATGTACGGAACGACCATGTTCCTCGTGGCCACGGGTGCCGAGACGCTGCGCACCCCGTCGATGTGGACCACCGCCGGGGCCTTCGCCGGCACGCGGAACCTGGCCGGCGGTCTCTCCACCTCGGGCGCCCTGACGGCTTGGCTGAAGGACCTCACCGGCGCGGACTACCCCGAGCTTCTCGCGGATGCCGAGGCGTCAGGACCCGGAGCTGCGGGACTGCTTTTGCTGCCCTACTTCGCGGGGGAGCGCACCCCGATCCAGGATCCGGATGCCCGCGGCGTGATCGCGGGGCTCACGCTCGAGCACACGTGCGGTGACCTCTACCGCGCGGCGCTCGAGGCGACGGCCCTCGGCGTGCGGCACAACGTCGAGACCATGCGCGCGGCCGGGGCCGACATCCGGCGCATCGTCGCGGTCGGCGGCGGCACGCAGGGCCGGCTGTGGATGCAGGTGGTCTCCGACGTGACCGGGCTCGTCCAGGAGGTGCCGGCGACGACCATCGGCGCGAGCTACGGTGCGGCCTTCCTCGCGGCGACCGCGATCGCCGCTGCGGGGGAGGCCCCCGCGATCACCGATTGGAACCCGATCATCGAGACCATCCGCCCTGACCCGGCGCTCCGCACCTTCTACGACACCCTCTTCGACCGCTACGTGCGGCTGTACGAGGGGTCGAAGGACGTGGTGCACGAGCTGGCCGCCGCGCAGCGGGGAGCATCCGCATGA
- a CDS encoding LacI family DNA-binding transcriptional regulator has product MATIYDVAELAGVSPATVSRVFNGTSVSDEKVAAVRDAAEKLSFTPNRTARTLRRQSSEVIALVIPDIENPYFTEMARGVEDVASEAGYSVVLCNSDAQMEKEATYLRIAIAEHMSGVIIATADEGTKLDTILATGRPIVAVDRSTTYDIDGVVMANRAAGTSATKDLIDAGYRRIAYIGGPEHIDTAAERAAGWRTALGAAYPELDLDALQRFETFRVDGGRAAMEDLLSLPEPPDAVVAGNNLIGVGAIQVLTEHGLTPPQVGVAVIGSLPFTTLSPSAVTVVRLPARHMGVTAARMLLERIKGDKQPARTVVLRNEVQPASPRA; this is encoded by the coding sequence ATGGCCACGATCTACGACGTCGCAGAGCTCGCGGGAGTCTCTCCCGCGACGGTCTCGCGCGTCTTCAACGGCACGAGCGTGTCGGACGAGAAGGTCGCCGCCGTCCGGGATGCCGCGGAGAAGCTGAGCTTCACTCCGAACCGCACCGCGCGCACGCTGCGCCGCCAGAGCTCCGAGGTGATCGCTCTCGTGATCCCGGACATCGAGAACCCCTACTTCACCGAGATGGCCCGCGGGGTCGAGGATGTCGCCTCCGAAGCCGGCTACTCGGTCGTGCTCTGCAACTCCGACGCCCAGATGGAGAAGGAGGCCACGTACCTCCGGATCGCGATCGCCGAGCACATGTCGGGCGTCATCATCGCGACGGCCGACGAGGGCACCAAGCTCGACACCATCCTGGCGACCGGGCGACCCATCGTGGCTGTCGACCGGAGCACGACCTACGACATCGACGGCGTCGTGATGGCGAACCGCGCCGCCGGGACCTCGGCCACCAAAGACCTGATCGACGCCGGGTACCGTCGCATCGCCTACATCGGCGGCCCTGAGCACATCGACACGGCGGCGGAGCGCGCGGCGGGATGGCGCACGGCGCTCGGCGCCGCGTATCCGGAGCTCGACCTCGATGCGCTGCAGCGATTCGAGACCTTCCGTGTCGACGGCGGCCGCGCCGCCATGGAAGACCTCCTCTCGCTGCCGGAACCGCCGGACGCCGTGGTCGCCGGAAACAACCTCATCGGCGTCGGCGCGATCCAGGTTCTCACCGAGCACGGGCTCACACCGCCCCAGGTCGGCGTCGCGGTGATCGGCTCGCTGCCCTTCACCACGCTGTCGCCCAGCGCGGTGACCGTCGTGCGGCTTCCCGCCCGGCACATGGGCGTGACCGCCGCGCGCATGCTGCTCGAGCGCATCAAGGGAGACAAGCAGCCGGCGCGGACCGTCGTGCTGCGCAACGAGGTGCAGCCAGCGAGCCCGCGGGCCTGA